One Thermofilum sp. genomic window carries:
- a CDS encoding type II toxin-antitoxin system VapC family toxin, which translates to MYLFDASSIVNLVKRGVLKPLAAGATISLAVYEAVSAVWKEYHLLGRVDWRAAAEWVAILAEVFATIPVYSLSDLGELGEVLTGVLSVAVGEGITVYDASYVYAAKVMRLALVTDDVKLRSVAGKHVKVLSSAQLLP; encoded by the coding sequence ATGTACCTTTTCGACGCGAGCTCGATCGTCAACCTGGTTAAGAGAGGTGTGCTTAAACCGCTCGCCGCCGGCGCCACTATCAGCTTAGCGGTCTACGAAGCCGTGAGCGCAGTGTGGAAGGAATATCACCTGCTGGGGAGGGTAGACTGGCGGGCTGCGGCTGAGTGGGTCGCTATCCTGGCTGAGGTTTTCGCTACGATTCCTGTCTACTCGCTCAGCGATCTAGGTGAGCTGGGCGAGGTCTTAACCGGTGTGCTCAGCGTAGCGGTCGGCGAGGGCATCACGGTCTACGATGCTTCCTACGTTTACGCAGCGAAGGTGATGAGACTGGCGCTGGTGACTGACGACGTAAAGCTGAGGAGCGTTGCGGGAAAGCACGTGAAAGTGCTGTCGAGCGCGCAGCTGCTACCGTAG